The following are encoded together in the Cervus elaphus chromosome 23, mCerEla1.1, whole genome shotgun sequence genome:
- the GDF5 gene encoding growth/differentiation factor 5 produces the protein MRLPKLLTLLLWHLAWLDLEFICTVLGAPDLGQRPQGARPGLAKAEAKERPPLAQNTFRPGGHSYGGGATNARAKGGTGQTGGLTQPKKDEPKKLPPRSGGPEPKPGHPPQTRQGATRTVTPKGQLLGGKAPPKAGSAPSPFLLKKAREPGSPREPKEPFRPPPITPHEYMLSLYRTLSDADRKGGNSSVKLEAGLANTITSFIDKGQDDRGPVVRKQRYVFDISALEKDGLLGAELRILRKKPLDAAKPVAPGSGRAAQLKLSSCPSGRQPAALLDVRSVPGLDGSGWEVFDIWKLFRNFKNSAQLCLELEAWERGRAMDLRGLGFDRTARQVHEKALFLVFGRTKKRDLFFNEIKARSGQDDKTVYEYLFSQRRKRRAPLATRQGKRPSKNPKARCSRKALHVNFKDMGWDDWIIAPLEYEAFHCEGLCEFPLRSHLEPTNHAVIQTLMNSMDPESTPPTCCVPTRLSPISILFIDSANNVVYKQYEDMVVESCGCR, from the exons ATGAGACTCCCCAAACTCCTCACTCTCTTACTTTGGCACCTGGCTTGGCTGGACCTGGAATTCATCTGCACTGTGTTGGGTGCCCCTGACTTGGGCCAGAGACCCCAGGGGGCCAGGCCAGGACTGGCCAAAGCAGAAGCCAAGGAGAGACCCCCTCTGGCCCAGAACACCTTCAGGCCAGGGGGTCACAGCTACGGTGGGGGGGCCACCAATGCCAGGGCCAAGGGGGGCACCGGGCAGACAGGAGGCCTGACACAGCCCAAGAAGGATGAACCCAAAAAGCTGCCCCCCAGATCGGGTGGCCCTGAACCCAAGCCAGGACACCCTCCCCAGACAAGGCAGGGGGCCACACGGACGGTGACCCCAAAAGGACAGCTTCTTGGGGGGAAGGCACCCCCAAAGGCAGGCTCTGCCCCCAGTCCCTTCCTGCTGAAGAAGGCCAGGGAGCCTGGGTCCCCGCGTGAGCCCAAGGAGCCATTCCGCCCGCCCCCCATCACGCCCCACGAGTACATGCTCTCGCTATACAGGACGCTGTCCGATGCTGACAGAAAGGGAGGCAACAGCAGCGTGAAGTTGGAGGCTGGCCTGGCCAACACCATCACCAGCTTTATTGACAAAGGGCAAG ATGACCGAGGTCCCGTGGTCAGGAAGCAGAGGTACGTGTTTGATATTAGCGCCCTGGAGAAGGATGGGCTACTAGGGGCTGAGCTGCGGATCTTGCGGAAGAAGCCCTTGGACGCGGCCAAGCCAGTGGCCCCCGGCAGCGGGCGGGCTGCCCAGCTGAAGCTGTCCAGTTGCCCCAGCGGCCGGCAGCCGGCAGCCTTGCTGGATGTGCGATCTGTGCCAGGCCTGGACGGCTCTGGCTGGGAGGTGTTCGACATCTGGAAGCTCTTCCGAAACTTTAAGAACTCAGCCCAGCTGTGTTTGGAGCTGGAGGCCTGGGAACGGGGCCGGGCCATGGACCTCCGTGGCCTGGGCTTTGACCGCACCGCCCGGCAGGTCCACGAGAAGGCCCTGTTCCTGGTGTTTGGCCGCACCAAGAAACGGGACCTATTCTTCAATGAGATCAAGGCCCGCTCCGGCCAGGATGATAAGACGGTGTATGAGTACCTGTTCAGCCAGCGGCGAAAGCGGCGGGCCCCCCTGGCCACGCGCCAGGGCAAGCGACCCAGCAAGAACCCCAAGGCCCGCTGCAGTCGGAAGGCACTGCACGTCAACTTCAAGGACATGGGCTGGGATGACTGGATTATCGCGCCCCTGGAGTATGAGGCTTTCCACTGCGAGGGGCTGTGTGAGTTTCCCTTGCGCTCCCACCTGGAGCCCACGAACCATGCGGTCATCCAGACCCTGATGAACTCCATGGACCCTGAGTCCACGCCGCCCACCTGCTGTGTGCCCACAAGGCTGAGTCCCATCAGTATCCTCTTCATCGACTCAGCCAACAATGTGGTCTATAAGCAGTATGAGGACATGGTCGTGGAGTCTTGTGGCTGCAGGTAG